A region from the Zea mays cultivar B73 unplaced genomic scaffold, Zm-B73-REFERENCE-NAM-5.0 scaffold_54, whole genome shotgun sequence genome encodes:
- the LOC118475658 gene encoding NADH-ubiquinone oxidoreductase chain 6, translated as MILSVLSSPALVSGLMVVRAKNPVHSVLFPILVFCDTSGLLILLGLDFSAMIFPVVHIGAIAVSFLFVVMMFNIQIAEIHEEVLRYLPVSGIIGLIFWWEMFFILDNETIPLLPTHRNTTSLKYTVYAGKVRSWTNLETLGNLLYTYYSVWFLVSSLILLVAMIGAIVLTMHRTTKVKRQDVFRRNALDSRRTTIHIQNRRFFSHKGDDAPVPPADPESI; from the coding sequence ATGATTCTTTCCGTTTTGTCGAGCCCTGCTTTGGTCTCTGGTTTGATGGTTGTACGTGCTAAAAATCCGGTACATTCCGTTTTGTTTCCCATCCTAGTCTTTTGCGACACTTCTGGTTTACTTATTTTGTTAGGTCTCGACTTCTCCGCTATGATCTTCCCAGTAGTTCATATAGGAGCTATTGCCGTTTCATTCCTATTCGTGGTTATGATGTTCAATATTCAAATAGCGGAGATTCACGAAGAAGTATTGCGCTATTTACCAGTGAGTGGTATTATTGGACTGATCTTTTGGTGGGAAATGTTCTTCATTTTAGATAATGAAACCATTCCATTACTACCAACCCACAGAAATACGACCTCTCTGAAATATACGGTTTATGCCGGAAAGGTACGAAGTTGGACTAATTTGGAAACATTGGGCAATTTACTTTATACCTACTATTCCGTCTGGTTTTTGGTTTCTAGTCTGATTTTATTAGTAGCTATGATTGGGGCTATAGTACTTACTATGCATAGGACTACAAAGGTGAAAAGACAGGATGTATTCCGACGAAATGCCTTGGATTCTAGGAGGACTACTATTCATATTCAGAACAGAAGGTTCTTCTCCCACAAAGGGGATGACGCACCTGTCCCCCCCGCTGATCCGGAATCCATTTAA